A window from Pseudomonas frederiksbergensis encodes these proteins:
- the upp gene encoding uracil phosphoribosyltransferase, with protein MPILEIRHPLIRHKLGLMRRADISTKNFRELAQEVGALLTYEATKDLPLESYDIEGWCGTVSVEKIAGKKITVVPILRAGIGMLEGVLSLIPGAKVSAVGVARNEQTLQAHTYLEKLVPEINERLAMIIDPMLATGSSMVATIDLLKKAGCRDIRAMVLVAAPEGIAAVEKAHPDVTIYTASIDEKLNEHGYIIPGLGDAGDKIFGTKQKDA; from the coding sequence ATGCCCATCCTCGAGATCCGCCATCCGCTGATCCGCCATAAACTTGGCCTTATGCGCCGCGCCGACATCAGCACGAAGAATTTCCGTGAGCTCGCTCAGGAAGTCGGTGCCCTGCTGACCTATGAAGCCACCAAAGACCTGCCGCTGGAAAGCTACGACATCGAAGGCTGGTGCGGCACGGTGTCGGTCGAAAAAATCGCCGGCAAGAAAATTACTGTCGTGCCGATCCTGCGCGCAGGCATCGGCATGCTCGAAGGTGTGCTGAGCCTGATCCCAGGCGCCAAAGTCAGCGCCGTGGGCGTGGCCCGCAACGAACAAACGCTGCAGGCTCATACCTACCTGGAAAAACTGGTTCCGGAAATCAACGAACGCCTGGCGATGATCATCGACCCGATGCTCGCCACCGGCAGTTCCATGGTCGCGACCATCGACCTGCTGAAAAAGGCCGGTTGCCGGGATATCCGCGCGATGGTGCTGGTGGCTGCCCCTGAAGGCATTGCCGCCGTAGAGAAAGCTCACCCGGACGTGACCATCTACACCGCATCCATTGACGAAAAACTGAACGAGCATGGTTACATCATCCCAGGCCTGGGCGATGCCGGTGACAAGATCTTCGGTACCAAGCAGAAGGACGCTTGA
- a CDS encoding uracil-xanthine permease family protein: MQQEFNDPLWRTVLSGAQMLFVAFGALVLMPLITGLDPNVALFTAGLGTILFQIVTGRQVPVFLASSFAFITPIILAKGQFGLAATMGGVMAAGFVYTFLGLAVKIKGTGFIDRLLPPVVIGPVIISIGLAMAPIAANMAMGKAGDGTELIHYQTAMLISMPALLTTLIVAVFGKGIFCLVPIISGVLVGFAMAFYFGVVDTAKIAAAPWFAIPHFTAPEFNWQAILFIVPVALAPAIEHIGGVIAVGSVTGRDYLKKPGLHRTLLGDGIATTAAGLFGGPPNTTYAEVTGAVMLTKNYNPKIMTWAAIFAISLAFVGKFGALLQSIPVPVMGGILCLLFGSIAAVGMNTLIRHKIDLGEARNLVIVSVTLVFGIGGVLVGTGTGPDDFGLKGIALCAVTAIALNLLLPGNDSWKHKKANESLL; this comes from the coding sequence ATGCAGCAAGAGTTCAACGATCCGCTCTGGCGCACGGTGCTGTCGGGTGCGCAGATGCTGTTCGTGGCCTTCGGCGCCCTGGTGTTGATGCCGCTGATTACCGGCCTCGACCCGAACGTGGCGCTGTTCACCGCAGGCCTGGGGACGATTCTGTTCCAGATCGTCACCGGGCGTCAGGTGCCGGTGTTCCTGGCGTCGAGCTTTGCCTTCATCACCCCGATCATTCTCGCCAAGGGCCAGTTCGGTCTCGCGGCGACCATGGGCGGCGTGATGGCGGCCGGTTTCGTCTACACCTTCCTCGGCCTTGCGGTGAAGATCAAAGGCACCGGTTTCATTGACCGTCTGCTGCCACCGGTGGTGATTGGCCCGGTGATCATCTCCATCGGCCTGGCCATGGCGCCAATCGCCGCCAACATGGCGATGGGCAAGGCTGGCGACGGCACCGAGCTCATTCATTATCAGACGGCGATGCTGATCTCGATGCCCGCGCTGCTGACCACCCTGATCGTCGCGGTGTTCGGTAAAGGCATCTTTTGCCTGGTGCCGATCATCTCGGGCGTGCTGGTGGGTTTTGCGATGGCGTTTTATTTCGGCGTCGTTGATACCGCGAAAATTGCCGCTGCACCATGGTTTGCAATCCCGCACTTCACCGCGCCGGAATTCAACTGGCAGGCGATTCTGTTCATCGTTCCGGTGGCCCTGGCCCCGGCCATCGAGCACATCGGCGGCGTGATTGCTGTCGGTAGCGTGACCGGTCGCGATTACCTGAAGAAACCCGGCCTGCACCGCACCCTGCTCGGCGATGGCATTGCCACCACCGCAGCCGGCCTGTTTGGCGGCCCGCCCAACACCACCTATGCCGAAGTGACGGGCGCGGTGATGCTGACCAAGAACTACAACCCGAAGATCATGACCTGGGCGGCGATATTCGCCATCAGCCTGGCGTTCGTCGGCAAGTTCGGCGCGCTGCTGCAAAGCATTCCGGTGCCGGTGATGGGCGGGATTCTGTGCCTGTTGTTCGGTTCGATCGCGGCGGTGGGCATGAACACGCTGATTCGCCACAAGATTGACCTGGGCGAAGCGCGCAATCTGGTGATCGTCTCGGTGACCCTGGTGTTCGGGATTGGCGGCGTACTGGTCGGCACCGGCACAGGGCCGGACGACTTCGGCCTCAAAGGCATCGCGCTGTGCGCGGTGACGGCGATTGCGCTGAACCTGTTGCTGCCGGGCAATGACAGCTGGAAGCACAAGAAGGCGAATGAATCGCTGCTTTGA
- the hemH gene encoding ferrochelatase: MTDHALLLVNLGSPASTSVADVRSYLNQFLMDPYVIDLAWPVRRLLVSLILFKRPEQSAHAYASIWWEEGSPLVVLSRRLQQAMTAQWTHGPVELAMRYGEPSIESMLVRLAAQGHKRVTLAPLYPQFADSTVTTVIEEAKRVVREKQLDVQFSILQPFYDQPEYLDALVASAKPHLQQDYDHLLLSFHGLPERHLTKIDPTGHHCFRSDNCCQNASPEVLATCYRAQCLRTASEFAKRLGLPDGKWSVSFQSRLGRAKWIEPYTEARLDELAGMGVKKVLVMCPAFVADCIETLEEIGDRGKELFREAGGEELVLVPCLNDDPQWARALSALCERAPLAL; the protein is encoded by the coding sequence ATGACCGATCACGCATTGCTTCTGGTCAACCTGGGCTCGCCGGCTTCCACCTCGGTGGCGGATGTGCGCAGTTACCTCAATCAATTTCTGATGGACCCGTATGTGATCGACCTGGCATGGCCGGTGCGACGTTTGCTGGTGTCGCTGATCCTGTTCAAGCGCCCGGAGCAGTCGGCGCACGCCTACGCCTCGATCTGGTGGGAGGAGGGCTCGCCGTTGGTGGTGCTCAGTCGTCGCCTGCAACAGGCCATGACGGCCCAGTGGACCCACGGTCCGGTGGAACTGGCGATGCGTTACGGTGAGCCGTCGATTGAATCGATGTTGGTGCGCCTGGCGGCCCAGGGTCACAAGCGGGTCACGCTCGCACCGCTCTATCCACAGTTCGCCGACAGCACAGTGACCACGGTGATTGAGGAGGCCAAGCGAGTGGTTCGCGAGAAGCAGCTGGATGTGCAGTTTTCGATTCTCCAGCCGTTCTACGATCAACCGGAATACCTCGATGCGCTGGTGGCCAGCGCCAAGCCGCATTTGCAGCAGGATTACGATCACCTGCTGTTGAGTTTCCATGGTTTGCCGGAGCGGCACCTGACCAAGATCGACCCTACCGGTCACCATTGCTTCAGAAGCGACAATTGCTGCCAGAACGCTTCGCCAGAAGTTTTGGCGACCTGCTACCGCGCCCAATGCCTGCGCACGGCCTCCGAGTTTGCCAAGCGGCTGGGGCTGCCGGACGGCAAGTGGTCGGTGTCGTTCCAGTCGCGTCTGGGGCGGGCCAAGTGGATCGAACCCTACACCGAAGCGCGCCTTGATGAGCTGGCTGGAATGGGCGTGAAGAAAGTGCTGGTGATGTGCCCGGCATTTGTCGCCGATTGCATCGAGACGCTGGAAGAGATCGGGGATCGCGGCAAGGAGCTGTTCCGCGAGGCGGGGGGAGAGGAGTTGGTGTTGGTGCCGTGTCTTAACGACGACCCGCAGTGGGCGCGGGCGTTGAGTGCCTTGTGCGAAAGAGCGCCGCTGGCGCTTTAA
- a CDS encoding TIGR01777 family oxidoreductase, giving the protein MHILLTGGTGLIGRQLCRHWLSQGHRLTVLSRTPEKVAQICGAQVRGIALFEDLGQETVDAIINLAGAPIADRPWTSKRKALLWSSRITLTETMLAWLESRAQKPQVLISGSAIGWYGDGGERELTEQSPPVIDDFASQLCIAWEETAQRAEALGIRVILIRTGLVLSAEGGFLSRLLLPFKMGLGGPLGSGRQWMPWIHINDQIALIDFLLHQEDTSGPYNACAPKPVRNREFAKTLGSVLHRPTFMPMPALALKVCLGELSSLLLGGQKAVPARLLEAGFTFQFTDLRAALDDLSSRL; this is encoded by the coding sequence ATGCACATATTGCTGACCGGCGGTACTGGTTTGATAGGACGTCAGCTCTGCCGACACTGGTTGAGTCAGGGACATCGTTTGACTGTCTTGAGCCGCACACCTGAAAAAGTCGCGCAGATTTGCGGTGCGCAAGTGCGGGGAATCGCACTGTTCGAGGACCTTGGACAGGAAACGGTTGATGCCATTATCAACCTGGCGGGCGCACCGATTGCCGACCGACCCTGGACCTCCAAACGCAAGGCGCTGCTCTGGAGCAGCCGGATCACGCTGACCGAAACCATGCTGGCCTGGCTCGAAAGCCGCGCGCAGAAACCGCAGGTATTGATTTCGGGCTCTGCTATTGGCTGGTATGGCGACGGTGGGGAGCGCGAATTGACCGAGCAATCTCCGCCGGTCATCGATGATTTCGCCAGCCAGTTGTGCATCGCCTGGGAGGAAACAGCCCAGCGCGCCGAGGCGTTGGGCATTCGCGTGATCCTCATCCGCACCGGGTTGGTGTTGTCGGCCGAGGGCGGCTTTTTGTCGCGGCTGTTGCTGCCGTTCAAAATGGGGCTGGGCGGGCCTCTGGGCAGTGGCCGGCAGTGGATGCCATGGATCCATATCAACGATCAAATCGCCCTGATTGATTTTCTTCTGCATCAGGAAGACACCAGTGGTCCTTATAATGCCTGCGCGCCCAAGCCGGTGCGCAATCGCGAATTCGCCAAGACGTTGGGTAGCGTGCTGCACCGTCCGACGTTCATGCCCATGCCGGCCCTGGCGTTGAAGGTGTGTCTGGGCGAGTTGTCGTCGCTGTTGCTGGGTGGCCAGAAGGCTGTACCGGCTCGCTTGCTGGAAGCGGGTTTCACTTTCCAGTTCACTGATTTGCGCGCGGCTCTGGACGACCTTTCCAGCCGCCTTTGA
- a CDS encoding NAD(P)/FAD-dependent oxidoreductase — MTVPIAIIGTGIAGLSAAQALTEVGHVVQLFDKSRGSGGRMSSKRSDAGALDMGAQYFTARDRRFVTEVQRWQGKGWVAEWLPQLYTYHGGQLNLSPDEQTRWVGTPRMSAITRGLLGDLEVHFACRITEVYRGEEHWHLQDAEGFTHGPFSHVIIATPAPQATALLASAPKLAGAAAGVKMDPTWAVALAFEVPLDTPMEGCFVQDSPLDWLARNRSKPGRDITLDTWVLHATSAWSRQHIDLPKEAVIEQLHGAFAELLHDSMPAPTFSLAHRWLYARPASSHEWGALADADLGLYVCGDWCLSGRVEGAWLSGQEAARRLHAHLQ, encoded by the coding sequence ATGACTGTACCTATCGCAATCATCGGCACCGGCATCGCCGGACTCTCCGCCGCCCAGGCCCTTACAGAGGTCGGGCATGTCGTTCAACTTTTCGATAAAAGCCGCGGCAGTGGCGGACGCATGTCGAGCAAGCGCAGCGATGCGGGTGCTCTGGACATGGGCGCGCAATATTTCACTGCCCGCGACCGTCGCTTCGTCACTGAAGTCCAGCGCTGGCAAGGAAAAGGCTGGGTCGCCGAATGGTTACCGCAGCTCTACACCTACCATGGTGGCCAGCTCAACCTGTCGCCGGACGAACAGACTCGCTGGGTCGGCACGCCGCGCATGAGCGCCATCACCCGTGGGCTGCTCGGCGACCTGGAGGTGCATTTTGCCTGCCGCATTACCGAGGTCTATCGCGGCGAAGAACACTGGCATCTGCAGGACGCCGAAGGCTTCACCCACGGCCCTTTCAGCCATGTGATCATCGCCACGCCGGCGCCTCAGGCGACTGCACTGCTGGCCTCCGCGCCGAAACTCGCCGGTGCCGCCGCCGGGGTGAAAATGGACCCGACCTGGGCTGTCGCGCTGGCGTTCGAGGTACCGTTGGATACGCCCATGGAAGGCTGCTTCGTACAGGACAGCCCGCTCGACTGGCTGGCTCGCAATCGCAGCAAACCCGGACGTGACATCACCCTCGACACCTGGGTTTTGCACGCCACCAGCGCGTGGAGTCGGCAGCATATCGACCTGCCCAAGGAAGCGGTGATCGAGCAATTGCACGGCGCATTTGCCGAGCTGCTGCACGACTCCATGCCCGCCCCGACCTTCAGCCTCGCGCACCGCTGGCTTTACGCCCGGCCGGCCAGCAGTCATGAATGGGGGGCCTTGGCCGATGCCGACCTGGGGCTCTATGTGTGTGGCGACTGGTGCTTGTCCGGTCGTGTCGAAGGCGCCTGGCTCAGCGGCCAGGAAGCCGCCCGCCGCTTGCATGCGCATCTGCAGTAA
- a CDS encoding YbgA family protein: protein MPHAVKPKIAISACLMGAEVRYNGGHKASQLCSRTLTDYFDFVPVCPEVAIGLGIPREPIRLVGDPEHPEAVGSVNPELNVTRPLAEYGQKMAAELGDISGYIFMQKSPSCGLDRVKVYHANGAPVDGGGRGIYAQAFCARHPDLPVEEDGRLNDPVLRENFLTRVFAYSAWQQLLREGLTRRGLTDFHSRYKYLLMAHNPVQYKTLGNLLGNMGQTDPNELGPRYFSELMAALKKCATRRTHTNVLQHISGYLKQAISPEDKQEMQHVIGQYRHGIVPLVVPLTLLKHFFRQHPDPYIAQQVYLQPHPENLSLRNAI from the coding sequence ATGCCCCACGCCGTGAAACCGAAGATTGCCATCAGCGCCTGCCTGATGGGCGCAGAAGTACGTTACAACGGCGGGCACAAGGCCTCGCAGTTGTGCAGTCGCACCCTCACGGACTATTTCGATTTCGTCCCGGTTTGCCCCGAAGTCGCCATCGGCCTCGGCATTCCTCGGGAGCCGATCCGCCTGGTGGGTGATCCCGAACATCCCGAGGCTGTCGGCTCGGTCAACCCGGAGCTCAATGTCACCCGGCCACTCGCCGAGTACGGTCAGAAAATGGCCGCGGAACTGGGCGACATCAGCGGCTACATCTTCATGCAGAAATCCCCGTCATGCGGCCTGGATCGGGTCAAGGTCTACCACGCCAACGGTGCGCCGGTGGACGGTGGAGGCCGAGGTATCTATGCCCAGGCGTTCTGCGCGCGGCATCCAGATCTACCGGTGGAAGAAGACGGCCGACTCAACGACCCGGTGCTGCGAGAAAACTTCCTCACCCGCGTGTTTGCCTACAGTGCCTGGCAGCAGTTGCTGCGCGAAGGTTTGACTCGCCGTGGCCTCACGGACTTTCACTCGCGCTACAAATACCTGCTGATGGCCCACAATCCGGTGCAGTACAAAACCCTGGGGAATCTGCTGGGCAACATGGGCCAGACCGATCCGAACGAACTCGGCCCGCGCTACTTCAGCGAGCTGATGGCGGCCTTGAAAAAATGCGCCACGCGCCGCACCCACACCAACGTCCTGCAGCACATCAGTGGCTATCTCAAACAGGCCATCAGCCCTGAAGACAAACAGGAAATGCAACACGTTATCGGCCAGTACCGCCACGGCATCGTGCCGCTGGTGGTGCCGTTGACGCTGCTCAAACACTTCTTCCGTCAACACCCGGATCCGTACATCGCGCAACAGGTTTACCTGCAACCGCATCCGGAAAATCTCAGCCTGCGAAACGCGATCTAA
- a CDS encoding MerR family transcriptional regulator, with the protein MKSPLDTSASEDLGADFRKALDEGWLPIREVARQTGVNAVTLRAWERRYGLIVPQRTPKGHRLFSADHVQRILTILTWLNRGVAVSQVKQLLDTPQALTQSVENDWQVLRQTLLQAVTQLNERTVDDTVNQAMALYPPRTLCAQLLMPLLAELEQRWQGQFGAQMERVFFYSWLRSKFGARIYHNNRQLRTAPLLLINHSDLPLEPHLWLTAWLISSADCPVEVFDWPLPAGELALAVDHLQARGVLLYSSKAMNLSQLPKLLNGVSCPKLIAGPTVCIHHTELSARTYKITDLFLAEDPLAAHQGLIQRGLI; encoded by the coding sequence ATGAAAAGCCCACTCGACACCAGCGCCAGCGAAGACCTCGGTGCCGACTTCAGGAAAGCCCTCGACGAAGGCTGGCTGCCGATCCGTGAGGTCGCGCGGCAGACTGGCGTCAACGCCGTCACCCTGCGGGCTTGGGAACGGCGTTATGGCCTGATCGTCCCGCAACGCACGCCCAAGGGGCATCGGCTGTTTTCTGCCGACCACGTTCAACGCATCCTGACGATCCTCACCTGGCTCAATCGCGGCGTGGCTGTCAGCCAGGTCAAACAACTGCTCGACACCCCACAGGCCTTAACCCAATCCGTCGAAAACGATTGGCAAGTGCTGCGCCAGACGCTGCTGCAAGCGGTCACTCAACTGAATGAACGCACCGTCGATGACACCGTCAATCAGGCCATGGCGCTGTATCCACCACGGACCTTGTGCGCACAACTGCTGATGCCCTTGCTGGCTGAACTGGAACAACGCTGGCAAGGCCAATTTGGCGCACAGATGGAGCGAGTGTTTTTTTACTCCTGGTTACGCAGCAAATTTGGCGCACGCATCTACCATAACAACCGGCAGTTACGCACCGCGCCCCTGTTGTTGATCAATCACTCGGACCTGCCACTGGAACCCCACCTGTGGCTGACCGCCTGGCTGATCAGCAGCGCCGATTGCCCGGTGGAAGTGTTCGACTGGCCACTTCCTGCCGGCGAACTCGCACTGGCGGTCGATCATCTGCAAGCCCGCGGCGTACTGCTGTATTCCAGCAAAGCCATGAATCTTTCGCAGCTGCCGAAACTTTTGAACGGGGTCAGTTGCCCAAAATTGATTGCCGGACCAACGGTATGCATCCACCACACCGAGTTGTCCGCACGAACGTACAAGATCACTGATTTGTTCCTGGCTGAAGATCCGCTAGCAGCGCATCAGGGCCTGATTCAGCGTGGGCTCATTTAA
- the phrB gene encoding deoxyribodipyrimidine photo-lyase: MQLIWLRSDLRLHDNTALSAAAARGPTVAVYLLSPEQWLEHDDAPCKVDFWLRNLSELRSALDELNIPLLIRKASRWDEAPKVLLDLCQQLKVDAVHVNEEYGIHESRRDAAVAETLNAHAIDFYSYLDQLLLKPGTVLTKTGTYFQVFSQFRKACYDRLHWSLPQRVPAPAVQAPLAIDSDKIPSNVEGFATPSDSLRSLWPAGEAEAHRRLVTFADAQIDDYKDERDFPAKPGTSQLSAYLAAGVISPRQCLHAALQSNQGEFESGKVGAVTWINELLWREFYKHILVGYPRVSRHCAFRPETEALAWRDAPDELLAWQEARTGLPIIDAAMRQLLETGWMHNRLRMVVAMFLTKNLLIDWREGERFFMRHLIDGDLAANNGGWQWSSSTGTDSAPYFRIFNPLSQSEKFDSEGLFIKYWLPELAGLNKKDVHNPANLGGLFGVADYPSPIVNLSSSRQRALAAFKNLPSRQSAGRLPD; the protein is encoded by the coding sequence GTGCAATTGATCTGGTTGCGCAGCGACTTGCGCCTCCATGACAACACCGCCCTTTCGGCCGCTGCAGCCCGCGGCCCGACTGTGGCGGTGTATCTGCTGAGCCCGGAGCAATGGCTGGAACACGATGATGCGCCGTGCAAAGTGGATTTCTGGCTGCGCAACCTGAGCGAGTTACGCAGCGCCCTGGATGAGCTGAACATTCCCTTGTTGATCCGCAAGGCATCTCGCTGGGATGAAGCACCCAAGGTGCTGCTCGATCTTTGCCAGCAGTTGAAAGTCGACGCGGTGCACGTCAACGAGGAGTACGGCATTCATGAAAGCCGTCGTGACGCAGCCGTAGCCGAAACACTGAATGCCCACGCCATCGACTTTTACAGCTACCTCGATCAATTGCTGTTGAAACCGGGCACCGTACTGACCAAAACGGGCACCTACTTTCAGGTGTTCAGCCAGTTCCGCAAGGCGTGTTATGACCGCCTGCACTGGTCGTTACCGCAACGGGTCCCAGCACCCGCCGTGCAGGCGCCGCTGGCGATCGACAGCGACAAGATCCCGTCGAACGTTGAAGGCTTCGCAACGCCCAGCGACAGCCTGCGCAGTCTTTGGCCTGCCGGGGAAGCCGAAGCCCACCGTCGCCTCGTCACCTTCGCCGACGCTCAGATCGACGACTACAAAGACGAACGCGACTTCCCGGCCAAACCCGGCACCAGTCAGCTCTCGGCCTATCTCGCCGCCGGGGTGATTTCCCCCCGTCAATGTCTGCACGCCGCGCTGCAAAGCAATCAGGGCGAGTTCGAAAGTGGCAAGGTCGGCGCCGTTACCTGGATCAACGAATTGCTGTGGCGCGAGTTCTACAAACACATCCTGGTGGGCTACCCACGGGTCTCGCGTCATTGCGCATTCCGCCCGGAAACCGAAGCCCTCGCCTGGCGCGATGCCCCGGATGAACTCCTGGCCTGGCAAGAGGCCCGCACCGGTCTGCCGATTATCGACGCGGCCATGCGCCAATTGCTGGAAACCGGCTGGATGCATAACCGCCTGCGCATGGTAGTGGCGATGTTCCTGACCAAGAATCTGCTGATCGACTGGCGTGAAGGCGAACGTTTTTTCATGCGTCATCTGATCGATGGCGACCTGGCGGCGAACAACGGTGGCTGGCAGTGGAGTTCGTCCACTGGCACCGATTCGGCGCCCTACTTCCGGATTTTCAACCCGCTGAGCCAGTCGGAGAAATTCGACAGCGAGGGGCTGTTCATCAAGTACTGGCTGCCGGAACTGGCCGGGCTGAACAAGAAGGATGTGCACAACCCGGCGAACCTCGGCGGCCTGTTCGGTGTGGCGGATTATCCTTCGCCGATCGTCAATCTGAGCAGCTCTCGGCAACGGGCGCTGGCCGCGTTCAAGAACTTGCCATCACGACAATCTGCCGGGCGATTACCTGACTGA
- a CDS encoding SDR family NAD(P)-dependent oxidoreductase, whose translation MSFTPPRRYWLTGAGNGIGASLAEEILKSGAHLAVSSRSVAPLKVLSQRYPGQVLVVAGDLTNSQTVREIGEQIAEEWGALDTVILNAGTCEYVDVQQFDASIVEHVVRTNLLASSFCIQAALPLLRAGTAPYLVGVASSVTYLPLPRSEAHGTSKPGLRYLFESSRIDLAPDGIEVTVVSPGFVETPLTAQNSPTPLGWPVDKAARHIFAELKDRPLEIAFPALFMADLWPLSKPPHRANLAIGKRMVRSNPPIKDQP comes from the coding sequence ATGAGTTTTACACCTCCAAGGCGCTACTGGCTCACAGGTGCCGGCAACGGCATTGGTGCCTCGCTGGCCGAAGAAATATTGAAATCCGGCGCTCACCTCGCGGTGAGCTCTCGTTCGGTGGCGCCACTCAAGGTCTTGTCCCAGCGTTATCCGGGGCAAGTGCTGGTGGTGGCCGGTGACCTGACCAACAGCCAGACCGTGCGAGAAATCGGCGAGCAGATTGCCGAGGAGTGGGGAGCCCTGGACACGGTGATCCTCAATGCCGGCACTTGCGAATACGTCGACGTTCAGCAGTTCGATGCGTCGATCGTCGAGCACGTGGTGCGCACCAATCTGCTTGCCAGCAGCTTTTGCATCCAGGCTGCCCTGCCGCTCTTGCGCGCCGGCACCGCGCCATATCTGGTGGGCGTCGCCAGCTCGGTCACCTACCTGCCGCTGCCACGGTCCGAGGCTCATGGCACCTCAAAGCCCGGGTTGCGTTATCTGTTTGAATCGTCGCGCATTGATCTTGCTCCAGACGGCATCGAAGTCACCGTGGTCAGCCCCGGGTTTGTCGAAACACCCCTGACAGCGCAAAACAGTCCCACGCCACTCGGCTGGCCGGTGGACAAGGCCGCACGCCACATCTTCGCCGAACTCAAGGATCGGCCGCTGGAGATAGCCTTCCCCGCGTTGTTCATGGCTGACCTCTGGCCATTATCGAAACCACCCCACCGAGCAAACCTGGCAATCGGCAAACGCATGGTGCGCAGCAACCCGCCGATCAAGGACCAGCCGTAA
- a CDS encoding YkgJ family cysteine cluster protein: MKTIPHTQIAEPAVTCSTCAACCCQLEVMLITDTGVPERFIDTDDWGGEVMLRLDDGWCAALDRNTMMCTIYEKRPLICREFEMGAPECIEERQGITTAYR, translated from the coding sequence ATGAAAACCATTCCCCATACGCAAATCGCCGAGCCTGCGGTCACATGCTCGACCTGCGCAGCTTGCTGCTGTCAGCTCGAAGTCATGCTGATCACGGACACGGGCGTGCCCGAACGTTTTATCGATACCGATGACTGGGGCGGGGAAGTCATGCTGCGCCTGGATGACGGCTGGTGCGCCGCGCTGGATCGCAACACGATGATGTGCACCATCTACGAAAAACGCCCGTTGATCTGTCGGGAGTTCGAGATGGGCGCACCGGAATGCATCGAAGAACGCCAAGGGATTACCACGGCGTATCGCTGA
- a CDS encoding acyloxyacyl hydrolase: MKRLFCLAAIAAALMGHSFTAQAAGVEFAVGQTDESTMTYRLGMQFDWDKSWLQSDIGRLTGYWSGAYTYWDGDKTSSNHSLSFSPVLVYEFAGQTVKPYLELGVGVAVFANTEVENNQLGSAFQFEDRFGFGLRFTGGHEVGIRATHYSNAGISSPNDGVESYALHYTMPL; encoded by the coding sequence ATGAAGCGACTATTCTGCTTGGCCGCGATTGCGGCCGCACTAATGGGGCACAGTTTTACCGCACAAGCGGCAGGCGTGGAGTTCGCGGTCGGCCAGACTGACGAATCGACCATGACCTATCGGCTGGGCATGCAATTCGATTGGGACAAGAGCTGGTTGCAGAGTGATATCGGTCGTTTGACGGGTTACTGGAGCGGTGCCTACACCTATTGGGATGGCGACAAGACCTCCAGCAACCACAGCCTGTCGTTCTCGCCGGTGCTGGTTTACGAGTTTGCCGGGCAGACCGTCAAACCCTACCTGGAGTTGGGCGTCGGCGTCGCGGTATTCGCCAATACCGAAGTCGAAAACAACCAACTGGGCAGTGCCTTTCAGTTTGAAGACCGGTTCGGTTTTGGGCTGCGCTTTACGGGCGGGCATGAAGTCGGGATTCGTGCGACGCATTATTCCAATGCCGGAATCAGCAGCCCGAACGATGGTGTAGAAAGTTACGCGCTTCACTACACCATGCCGCTGTAA
- the murI gene encoding glutamate racemase, whose amino-acid sequence MREAPIGVFDSGVGGLSVLAEIQRLLPNESLLYVADCGNIPYGEKTPEFIRHRCSVMAGFFQQQGAKALVLACNTATVAGVADLRRDYPEWPIVGMEPAVKPAAAATRSGVVGVLATTGTLQSAKFAALLDRFATDVRVITQPCPGLVELIENGDLHSEALRQLLARYVEPLLGAGCDTIILGCTHYPFLKPLLKQMIPDDISLIDTGAAVARQLQRLLAERELLAQEPARAAQFWTSADPEHFRNILPILWNTAGVVRSFKE is encoded by the coding sequence ATGCGTGAAGCGCCGATTGGCGTGTTCGACTCCGGTGTCGGCGGGCTTTCGGTGCTGGCCGAGATTCAGCGTTTGCTGCCTAACGAGTCACTGTTGTACGTCGCCGATTGCGGGAATATTCCCTACGGCGAGAAAACCCCGGAATTCATCCGTCATCGCTGCAGCGTGATGGCCGGTTTTTTTCAGCAGCAGGGCGCCAAGGCCTTGGTGCTGGCCTGCAACACGGCGACGGTCGCTGGCGTTGCCGACTTGCGCCGCGATTATCCCGAGTGGCCCATCGTCGGCATGGAGCCAGCGGTCAAACCGGCCGCTGCCGCCACCCGCAGCGGTGTGGTCGGCGTGCTCGCCACTACTGGCACCTTGCAGAGTGCCAAGTTCGCGGCGTTGCTCGACCGATTCGCCACCGATGTGCGCGTCATCACCCAGCCGTGCCCCGGCCTGGTGGAGCTGATTGAAAACGGCGATCTGCACAGCGAGGCATTGCGCCAGTTGCTGGCCAGGTATGTCGAACCGCTGCTCGGTGCCGGGTGCGACACGATAATTCTGGGCTGCACGCATTATCCCTTCCTAAAGCCGTTGCTTAAGCAGATGATCCCCGATGACATCAGTTTGATTGATACCGGCGCCGCTGTAGCGCGGCAACTTCAGCGATTGTTGGCCGAGCGGGAATTGCTCGCCCAAGAACCTGCGCGTGCTGCGCAATTCTGGACGAGTGCCGATCCGGAGCATTTCAGAAATATCTTGCCGATACTGTGGAATACCGCTGGTGTTGTGCGAAGCTTCAAGGAGTAA